The proteins below are encoded in one region of Borrelia duttonii Ly:
- a CDS encoding PASTA domain-containing protein, whose protein sequence is MDNKPPHNQLFLDSQNLSDGNLHEFRENHDNKIHDLPEHVSRGLVLTIVGSLIISCAIFFIFLKSSDIVVVPNLSGLYIEEAITELQHKELIPYVELKFSSTSLDKGKVIDQKPKAGTVLRLDSKVKIFISKGAVINKVDNFIGKNIDDVLINLKANAINNNRMLYHLLRPVEIESTLPKGTIIRQEPSPGTKIASLVDLQFLVSKGQEDSSVKYIKNYVGLYYKDVIISLLNDEIDFDVNVSKGNDFGSVIYQSLSPGNRIENLDKLIITINEPRVNSTSVFGIMTYKLDVYSSSVDIMLKVKDSSGNSSLFYSFRSKGGLIKLPYEAVKGSTVELYIHDKLINQTLVN, encoded by the coding sequence ATGGATAATAAACCACCACATAATCAGTTATTTTTGGATAGTCAAAATCTAAGTGATGGTAATTTGCATGAATTTAGAGAAAATCATGATAATAAAATTCATGATTTGCCCGAGCATGTGTCTAGGGGTTTAGTGCTTACTATTGTTGGGTCTTTAATTATTTCATGTGCGATATTTTTTATTTTTTTAAAGAGTAGTGATATTGTTGTTGTTCCAAATCTAAGTGGACTTTATATTGAAGAGGCAATTACTGAGCTTCAACATAAAGAATTAATTCCTTATGTTGAACTTAAGTTCTCATCAACTTCGCTTGATAAAGGTAAGGTTATAGATCAAAAACCTAAGGCAGGTACTGTTTTGAGACTTGATAGTAAGGTTAAAATCTTTATTAGTAAAGGAGCTGTGATAAATAAAGTTGATAATTTTATTGGCAAGAATATTGATGATGTTCTTATTAATTTGAAAGCCAATGCAATTAATAATAATAGGATGCTTTATCATTTGTTAAGGCCTGTTGAAATTGAGAGTACTCTTCCAAAAGGAACAATAATTCGACAAGAACCATCACCAGGTACTAAGATTGCGAGTTTAGTTGATCTTCAATTTTTAGTAAGTAAAGGTCAAGAAGATTCGTCTGTTAAATATATAAAAAATTATGTTGGACTCTATTATAAAGATGTGATAATTTCTCTTTTAAATGATGAGATTGATTTTGATGTCAATGTTTCTAAGGGTAATGATTTTGGGAGTGTTATTTATCAATCTTTATCTCCTGGAAATAGGATTGAAAACTTAGATAAATTGATAATTACTATTAATGAACCAAGAGTTAATAGTACAAGTGTGTTTGGAATTATGACTTATAAATTGGATGTATATTCATCTAGTGTAGATATTATGTTAAAAGTAAAAGATTCTAGTGGAAATAGTTCTTTATTTTATTCTTTTAGATCTAAAGGTGGACTTATTAAATTGCCTTATGAGGCAGTAAAAGGCTCGACAGTTGAGCTTTATATTCATGATAAACTTATAAATCAAACATTAGTGAATTGA
- the fmt gene encoding methionyl-tRNA formyltransferase, with the protein MRIFFASSDVIALEVLKKISDQYDVVGVLTAPDKPSGRGLSLKVNDIKREALSRKITVLQPVVLDADVINLVKSLEPELMLVFSYGKIFKQEFLDIFPVGCINIHPSLLPKYRGPSPIQTAILNGDSISGITVQKMTLEMDSGNILAQSQFEIKSFNTSVDIFEYVSLNSFDLVIEALNKLLKGDIGIVQDKNNATYCSFLGKEHRTIDFKLSAFDIKNKINAYNPWPLARARLDNNEIIFHRADFISTNDYDDQVIGKIIAFDPSKGLLVKTGDGILVVLELQRIGKKVLDCVSFYHGNRDLIGKVFS; encoded by the coding sequence TTGAGAATTTTTTTTGCAAGTTCTGATGTTATTGCTTTAGAGGTTTTAAAGAAAATATCAGATCAATATGATGTAGTTGGAGTATTAACTGCACCTGATAAGCCTAGTGGTCGTGGTCTTTCTTTAAAAGTAAATGACATTAAACGTGAAGCTCTTAGTAGAAAGATTACTGTTTTGCAACCAGTGGTACTTGATGCTGATGTAATAAACTTGGTAAAAAGCTTAGAACCTGAACTTATGTTAGTTTTTTCTTATGGTAAGATTTTTAAACAAGAATTTTTGGATATTTTTCCAGTAGGTTGTATTAATATTCATCCTTCTCTTTTGCCAAAATATAGAGGCCCTTCTCCTATTCAAACTGCTATTTTAAATGGTGATTCTATTAGTGGAATTACTGTTCAAAAAATGACTTTGGAGATGGATAGTGGTAATATTTTGGCGCAAAGTCAGTTTGAAATAAAGAGCTTTAATACAAGTGTTGATATTTTTGAATATGTTTCTTTAAATAGTTTTGATCTCGTAATAGAAGCTTTAAATAAACTGCTTAAAGGAGATATTGGAATTGTTCAAGATAAAAATAATGCTACATATTGTTCTTTTTTGGGCAAAGAGCATAGGACTATTGATTTTAAGTTGAGTGCCTTTGATATTAAGAATAAAATTAATGCGTATAATCCTTGGCCCCTTGCAAGAGCTAGACTTGATAATAATGAGATTATTTTTCATAGAGCTGATTTTATAAGTACTAATGATTATGATGATCAAGTTATTGGAAAAATTATTGCTTTTGATCCTAGTAAAGGTCTTTTGGTAAAGACAGGAGATGGAATCTTGGTAGTATTAGAGCTTCAAAGAATTGGGAAAAAAGTTTTAGATTGTGTATCATTTTATCATGGAAATAGAGATTTAATAGGCAAGGTTTTTTCTTAA
- the ybeY gene encoding rRNA maturation RNase YbeY — translation MIKEELNLWAEGVEFRHWDAYYNFILSVLNFLCIKEYELSVILCNNEYIQKLNGEFRQKPEPTDVLSFNYFEGSEQINHKIQGDIIISLEYLEFSSLEFNVEMYEELQRNTIHGILHLIGYTHDTNDFQNETMLIIQERVLRETRRVF, via the coding sequence TTGATAAAAGAGGAGTTGAATTTATGGGCAGAAGGTGTTGAGTTTAGACATTGGGATGCTTATTATAATTTTATTTTATCTGTTCTCAATTTTCTTTGTATTAAAGAATATGAGCTGTCTGTTATCCTATGCAATAATGAGTATATTCAAAAGTTAAATGGTGAATTTAGGCAAAAACCAGAGCCTACTGATGTTTTGTCTTTTAATTATTTTGAAGGTAGTGAACAAATAAATCATAAAATACAAGGAGATATTATCATATCCCTTGAATATTTGGAGTTTAGTTCTTTAGAATTTAATGTTGAAATGTATGAAGAGCTTCAAAGAAATACTATACATGGGATTTTGCATTTAATAGGGTATACTCATGATACAAATGATTTTCAAAATGAGACAATGTTGATTATTCAGGAACGGGTTTTAAGAGAAACCAGAAGGGTATTTTGA
- the trxA gene encoding thioredoxin: MAISLTKQEFIDKVFDYKNNQEWNFKGIKPAIIDFYADWCGPCKMLAPIYDELSEEYGDKIDFYKVNTDKEQEVSMVLGVQSLPTIIFVPVGDKPRVSVGFIEKNSLKDAIKDLFKV; this comes from the coding sequence ATGGCAATTAGTTTAACTAAGCAGGAATTTATTGATAAGGTTTTTGATTATAAAAACAATCAAGAATGGAATTTTAAGGGTATAAAACCTGCAATAATTGATTTTTATGCTGATTGGTGTGGTCCATGTAAAATGCTTGCTCCGATTTATGACGAACTTTCTGAGGAATATGGAGATAAAATTGATTTTTATAAAGTGAATACTGATAAGGAGCAAGAAGTTTCTATGGTGCTTGGTGTACAAAGTCTTCCTACCATTATTTTTGTTCCTGTTGGAGATAAACCAAGAGTTTCTGTTGGATTTATTGAAAAAAATTCTTTGAAAGATGCAATTAAAGATTTGTTTAAAGTTTAA
- a CDS encoding 16S rRNA (uracil(1498)-N(3))-methyltransferase translates to MNLILINTNEFHNGIVLNDPRVKHITEILKLKNNDTFKFGIIGEEHIYSCIYHKDVRLFFKKNHKISKSNKLTKIKVVIGFIRPIAAKRIIQHLGSIGISEIIFFNALLSEKSYSHSKLFREKEYEKYLIKGAMQGGITYIPKIKIFNNLIEVLENIKDNNFNTTKILLERNSKNKLIDLNIKTENVVVIIGPERGFITKETNLIKKYNFNTYNISPNILKTETATIVASTIITSKIND, encoded by the coding sequence ATGAATTTGATATTAATAAATACAAATGAATTTCATAATGGAATCGTACTTAATGATCCAAGAGTAAAACATATTACAGAAATATTAAAACTTAAAAATAATGATACCTTTAAATTTGGCATTATTGGAGAAGAACACATATATTCATGTATATATCATAAAGATGTAAGGCTTTTTTTTAAAAAAAATCATAAAATATCAAAATCAAATAAACTTACAAAAATAAAAGTTGTCATTGGGTTCATAAGACCAATTGCAGCAAAAAGAATAATTCAACATCTTGGCAGTATCGGAATCTCTGAAATTATTTTTTTCAATGCTTTACTTAGTGAAAAATCCTACTCACACTCCAAACTCTTTAGAGAAAAAGAATATGAAAAATATCTAATAAAAGGAGCTATGCAAGGCGGAATTACATATATACCAAAAATTAAAATTTTTAACAATTTGATAGAAGTCTTAGAGAATATAAAAGATAACAATTTTAACACCACAAAAATACTACTTGAAAGAAATAGCAAAAACAAACTAATTGACTTAAATATAAAAACAGAAAATGTCGTTGTCATAATTGGACCTGAGAGAGGATTTATAACAAAAGAAACAAATTTAATCAAAAAGTATAACTTTAACACCTATAACATTTCACCAAATATTTTAAAAACAGAAACAGCTACAATCGTAGCATCCACGATTATTACATCAAAAATAAATGATTAA
- the def gene encoding peptide deformylase, with protein sequence MEIVFYPDDLLRVQTKDVENIDDELRSIIFEMIGLMDKSKGVGLAAPQVGLDLSIFVVRKNMMSKPLVFINPVITSKSVELSVYKEGCLSIPGVYYDLSRPKSIVIEAYDENGKFFKIEDLDILARIIQHEMDHLKGVLFIDYYEDKLRNKLLKSYLKERRLVKF encoded by the coding sequence ATGGAAATAGTTTTTTATCCTGATGATTTGCTTCGAGTACAAACAAAGGATGTTGAAAATATTGATGATGAGTTGCGAAGTATCATTTTTGAAATGATAGGTTTAATGGATAAAAGCAAGGGTGTTGGACTAGCTGCGCCTCAAGTAGGTCTTGATTTGTCTATTTTTGTAGTTAGAAAAAATATGATGTCAAAACCTTTAGTGTTTATTAATCCTGTAATAACGTCAAAATCTGTTGAACTTAGTGTTTATAAAGAAGGTTGTTTAAGTATTCCTGGAGTTTATTATGATTTATCAAGGCCAAAATCAATTGTAATTGAAGCTTATGATGAAAATGGCAAGTTTTTTAAGATTGAAGATTTAGATATTTTAGCCAGAATTATTCAGCATGAAATGGATCATTTGAAAGGTGTACTTTTTATTGATTATTATGAGGATAAACTTAGGAATAAATTATTGAAATCTTATCTTAAGGAAAGGAGGCTTGTTAAATTTTGA